Proteins co-encoded in one Lasioglossum baleicum chromosome 3, iyLasBale1, whole genome shotgun sequence genomic window:
- the Sbf gene encoding SET domain binding factor isoform X2, whose amino-acid sequence MLGAITPTQSHEYTEMSRLADYFVVVGYDHEKERGGISNGIILQRFPEKDWQDTPFIEGIEWFCQPQGWALSTERQEPRFFVSILTDIDANRHYCACMCFNETVSIVPSKPVDEEEDPVDGDSRSLIRTIPTIAHHSIMYAPKCLVLVSRLDYIETFRNCLGIIYTVYVENHGIPLETLVGNILGCIQVPPAGGPQVRFSIGAGDRQALQPPISPSLPLTHTSVNLLFQQLGIRNVLVLFCAVMTEHKILFHSASYSRLTEGCRALTALMYPFRYTHVYIPLLPAALVEVLSTPTPFIMGVHSSLKYEVAELMDVIVADLDGGSIMVPDGVSLPLLPEPLLSQTQDALSLVLQPELLCADYAFPPLATRAPHSPMLDKEIRAVFMRTFAQLLQGYRSCLTLIRIHPKPVITFHKAAFLGERGLTDCDFTTRVLDCMFFTSFIAERGPPWRACDVWDELYSNLSDQLKQEAQDHRLILTHIQELAQQLYTNENPNPQPYVQKILKPPEGAFARIHQPLLPRINPEQVQAIIDEGLAKNNLRVRLSSLRPSQPRIVPMGPHISFVHDTRHLVSNSARRLEVLRNCINCIFENKISDARKTFPAVLRTLKSKAARLALCMELSQHVVGNKAMLEHQQFDLVVRLMNCALQDDSSMDEHGVAAALLPLATAFCRKLCTGVIQFAYTCIQEHPVWQNQQFWEDAFYLDVQKDIKRLYLPGENSPPRLISDGILSPISPRDGKEFPFRDRYSIYQIQEPSALEIAAEQMRIWPTIDTEKQRELIASEESTMYSQAIHYANRMVYLLVPLDIGAKTHRQDNIYDDERASNSITNSVASDSGDAESGFEETDPGETGCAVIRMVSRFVDRVCTEGGVSAEHVRCLHQMVPGVVHMHIETLEAVHRESKRLPPIQKPKILTPNMLPGEEVIMDGLRVYLLPDGREESPAGLPKIPPLLPAEGAIFLTNYRIVFKGIPCDPFACEQLVVRAFPVTSLTKEKRVAVQHLAHLDQCLQEGLQLRSCTFQLIKLAFDEEVTPENIETLRKLVHKARYPPHIFHHFAFYGQVLVTPTAHHKGKEKNATLKGFAKKTLLKTARKAGFKPKQSSKRQKYVLPNMNMITSNKFMTSPGRMSLPVTDNNDLSHDDDLSDDFEIPGIVAQPQPPTDAKTLERLSERSYVRDWYRLGLYSNGPHSNRRNEPFRLSSVNCAYMICRSYPALLIVPSSVSDESIRRFCRLYRHNRIPVVTWRHPRTKALLVRGAGYHGKGVIGMLKAHPASAANLKATSSETTSSLEQEKYIMALVAATPLSALRQGSAWGMSDSSLSIDSLLLAAEDRNATPEQSRRNPFNKAIGTLSSSGGKGPKNFGRWGSLKDKRHNSQASLTSVHQRGTVRHSADSDSGTECVHTFQRAVLYILGEKAHMKGVKAESAPKTDFIPVEYYDARHTKAAFKKLMRACIPSSPNVEPDQSFYKLIESSEWLQQLQNLMQLSGAVIDLMDVQGSSVAVCLEQGWDTTTTVCSVAQVCLDPHYRTIDGFRTLIEKEWLGFGHRFGHRSNLAANSQTTNFTPTFLQFLDIVHQIQKQFPLAFEFNQYYLKFLAYHSVSCRFRTFLLDCEFDRVECGITAVEDKRGSLTSHHKGVDTGSDDETIYPGGRLAGTNTGCNLGQSIFDYIEKQHARCPLFYNFMYTPNTEHTVLRPVSHLPSLDIWQYYIEEELAHGPAYDLEVLQQDSQQEEEAEAADGVVKSNRKVITQGYDGTSTMIPDQFSYLLEEIHKLETELGHLPQKWKVLWDKLELPNTDSLARHASFSTTLVRYHGRLIHKRSTLELLLRGKLASGNNSGNDGSVYAHPHRFERLDSATPTHCDACSGVLWGPVKAGLRCVDCGHVCHDKCADAVPKNCTKYKTVTDNLQTHTLTRSGGDNGSVNSSVATIQTSSQQYYEQFSSNVAENRTHEGYLYKRGALLKGWKQRWFVLDSIKHQLRYYDAMEDSHCKGYIDLAEVVSVTPAAPMPGPPKKTDDKSFFDLRTNRRTYNFCAGDAATAQEWIEKVQACLQ is encoded by the exons ATGTTGGGCGCTATCACCCCCACGCAATCCCACGAGTACACCGAAATGTCCCGGTTAGCCGACTACTTTGTTGTGGTCGGCTACGACCACGAAAAAGAGA GAGGAGGCATAagtaatggaattattctacaaAGATTTCCAGAAAAGGATTGGCAAGATACACCGTTTATTGAAGGAATAGAATGG tttTGTCAACCGCAAGGATGGGCTTTATCTACAGAAAGACAGGAACCACGTTTTTTTGTGTCTATTTTAACTGATATTGATGCAAATCGTCATTACTGTGCTTGCATGTGTTTCAATGAGACAGTGTCGATTGTGCCAAGTAAACCTgtagatgaagaagaagatcctGTAGATGGTGATAGTCGTTCATTGATTAGAACAATACCTACAATTGCACATCACAGCATTATGTACGCACCCAAATGTCTGGTGCTGGTTTCCAGACTCGATTACATTGAAACTTTTAGA aattgtCTTGGTATTATATACACTGTATATGTAGAAAACCATGGTATACCGTTAGAAACTTTGGTAggaaatatattaggttgtatACAAGTACCACCTGCTGGTGGACCACAAGTACGATTCAGCATTGGCGCAGGTGATCGTCAAGCGCTTCAACCTCCGATTAGTCCTTCTCTTCCATTAACTCATACTAGTGTAAATCTTTTATTTCAACAGTTAG GTattcgtaatgtattagtattattTTGTGCTGTTATGACGGAACATAAAATACTTTTCCATTCTGCGAGTTATTCACGATTGACCGAAGGATGTCGTGCTCTCACTGCACTAATGTATCCGTTTAGATACACACATGTCTACATTCCTCTTTTGCCAGCAGCTTTGGTCGAAGTGCTGAGCACACCTACTCCTTTCATTATGGGCGTACACAGCTCGTTAAAATATGAAGTTGCAGAACTT ATGGATGTAATAGTTGCTGATCTAGACGGAGGTTCTATCATGGTTCCAGACGGTGTTTCACTTCCATTACTCCCAGAACCACTTCTTTCGCAAACACAGGATGCATTATCCTTAGTACTGCAGCCAGAATTACTTTGTGCAGATTATGCCTTTCCACCACTTGCAACGAGAGCTCCTCATTCCCCTATGTTAGACAAAGAAATAAGAGCAGTTTTTATGAGAACATTTGCTCAATTGTTACAAGGCTATCGTAGCTGTCTAACGCTAATAAGGATTCATCCTAAGCCCGTTATAACATTTCACAAG GCAGCTTTCTTAGGGGAACGAGGCTTGACAGATTGTGATTTTACGACGAGAGTTTTGGATTGTATGTTTTTTACTTCCTTTATCGCAGAAAGGGGACCACCATGGAGAGCTTGCGACGTGTGGGATGAATTGTACAGCAATTTGAGTGACCAATTGAAACAGGAAGCACAAGACCATA GACTTATTTTAACGCATATTCAAGAATTAGCACAACAATTGTACACAAATGAAAATCCAAATCCTCAGCCATACGTACAAAAGATTTTGAAACCACCTGAAGGAGCATTCGCTAGAATACATCAGCCACTTTTGCCACGCATCAATCCAGAGCAAGTTCAAGCAATTATAGACGAAGGTCTTGCCAAAAATAATCTCAGAGTTAG ATTATCATCATTGAGGCCGTCGCAACCTCGTATTGTACCTATGGGTCCACATATCTCATTTGTTCATGACACTAGACATTTGGTCAGCAATTCCGCACGTAGACTCGAAGTTCTTCGCAACTGTATAAAttgtatatttgaaaataaaatatcggaTGCTCGGAAAACTTTTCCTGCTGTATTAAGGACGCTGAAGAGTAAAGCTGCTCGGCTGGCGCTTTGCATGGAGTTGTCGCAACACGTTGTTGGGAACAAAGCAATGTTAGAACACCAACAATTTGATCTTGTAGTCCGTTTGATGAATTGTGCATTGCAAGACGATTCGTCAATGGATGAACATGGAGTTGCTGCTGCGCTTCTTCCACTTGCAACAGCATTTTGTAGGAAACTTTGCACAGGAGTAATTCAATTTGCTTATACATGCATTCAGGAACATCCTGTATGGCAAAACCAGCAATTTTGGGAAGACGCATTTTATTTGGACGTCCAAAAAGATATTAAACGATTATATCTCCCAGGAGAGAACTCTCCGCCACGGCTGATCAGTGATGGTATTTTGAGTCCAATAAGCCCGCGGGATGGAAAAGAATTTCCCTTTCGTGATCGCTACTCAATTTATCAAATTCAAGAACCGTCAGCTCTTGAAATAGCTGCTGAACAAATGAGGATTTGGCCAACGATTGATACGGAGAAACAAAGGGAGCTTATAGCAAGCGAAGAAAGTACTATGTACAGCCAAGCAATTCATTACGCAAATAGAATGGTGTATTTATTAGTTCCATTAGACATAGGAGCGAAGACTCATCGGCAAGATAACATTTATGACGATGAAAGAGCAAGTAATAGTATCACGAATAGCGTGGCAAGCGACAGTGGCGATGCAGAGTCTGGTTTCGAGGAAACTGATCCTGGAGAAACTGgttgtgccgttattcgaatgGTTTCACGATTTGTGGATCGTGTTTGCACAGAAGGAGGTGTAAGTGCCGAACACGTCAGATGTCTACATCAAATGGTTCCTGGCGTTGTTCATATGCACATCGAGACTCTTGAAGCTGTACATAGAGAAAGTAAAAGGTTGCCTCCGATACAAAAGCCGAAAATCTTGACACCTAACATGCTGCCTGGTGAAGAAGTTATCATGGATGGTTTACGTGTTTACCTTCTACCAGATGGGAGAGAAGAAAGCCCAGCAGGATTACCAAAGATACCACCACTCTTGCCAGCGGAAGGAGCTATATTCCTCACTAATTACAGAATTGTATTCAAAGGAATACCTTGTGATCCATTTGCCTGCGAACAATTAGTAGTTCGCGCATTTCCTGTAACATCCTTGACGAAGGAAAAACGAGTCGCCGTACAGCACTTGGCACACTTGGACCAGTGTTTGCAAGAAGGCCTTCAATTACGGTCTTGTACTTTTCAGTTAATAAAATTAGCATTCGACGAAGAAGTTACACCCGAGAATATTGAAACTTTAAGAAAGCTAGTTCATAAAGCTCGATATCCACCACATATTTTTCATCATTTTGCTTTCTACGGACAAGTATTAGTGACGCCAACTGCACATCataaaggaaaagaaaagaacgcCACTCTCAA AGGATTTGCCAAGAAAACTCTTCTGAAAACTGCGCGCAAGGCCGGTTTTAAACCGAAACAGTCGTCGAAAAGACAAAAGTACGTCCTGCCAAATATGAATATGATTACTAGCAACAAATTTATGACATCACCTGGTCGAATGAGTTTACCAGTAACAGATAATAATGATTTAAGTCATGACGATGATCTCAGTG ATGACTTTGAAATTCCGGGCATCGTAGCTCAACCACAACCACCAACTGACGCAAAAACCTTAGAGCGATTATCTGAACGCAGTTACGTAAGGGATTGGTATCGTTTGGGATTATATTCAAACGGTCCACATAGCAATCGTAGGAACGAACCGTTTCGGTTATCTTCGGTGAATTGTGCCTATATGATTTGTAGAAGCTATCCCGCACTCCTTATAGTACCTTCATCGGTATCGGATGAAAGTATACGGAGATTTTGTCGACTTTATAGACACAATAGAATACCAGTTGTCACCTGGAGACATCCCAGAACAAAAGCGCTTCTTGTCAGAGGTGCGGGTTACCATGGAAAGGGTGTTATAGGCATGTTGAAAGCTCATCCAGCATCCGCTGCTAACTTAAAAG CAACATCTTCAGAAACAACGTCATCCCTAGAACAGGAGAAATACATAATGGCGCTTGTAGCTGCGACTCCATTATCTGCCTTGCGACAAGGTTCTGCCTGGGGAATGTCTGATAGTTCACTCAGTATTGATTCCTTATTGCTAGCAGCTGAAGATCGTAACGCTACTCCTGAGCAATCCCGACGGAATCCATTTAATAAAGCCATTGGAACATTAAG TTCATCAGGTGGTAAAGGTCCTAAAAATTTCGGTCGTTGGGGCTCGTTAAAAGATAAGAGACATAATTCTCAGGCTTCTTTGACATCAGTTCATCAGCGTGGAACTGTAAGACATTCTGCAGATTCGGATAGTGGTACAGAATGTGTTCATACATTCCAACGGGCTGTATTATATATTCTTGGTGAAAAAGCGCATATGAAA GGTGTTAAAGCCGAATCAGCGCCGAAAACCGATTTTATTCCAGTTGAATACTACGATGCAAGACATACTAAAGCCGCCTTTAAAAAACTCATGCGGGCTTGTATTCCTAGCTCTCCAAATGTAGAGCCTGACCAAAGTTTTTATAA GTTGATTGAAAGTTCAGAATGGTTGCAGCAACTTCAAAATTTAATGCAGTTGTCTGGTGCCGTTATTGATTTGATGGATGTACAAGGCTCATCGGTGGCCGTTTGTTTAGAACAGGGTTGGGATACCACAACAACAGTTTGTTCTGTTGCTCAAGTGTGTCTTGATCCACATTACAGAACTATCGATGGATTTCGAACCCTGATTGAGAAAGAATGGCTTGGATTTGGACACAGATTCGGGCATAGAAGTAACCTTGCGGCGAATTCGCAAACTACTAATTTTACGCCTACTTTCCTACAGTTTCTTGACATAGTGCATCAAATCCAAAAACAGTTTCCATTAGCATTTGAATTCAATCAGTATTATTTGAAGTTTTTGGCATACCATTCGGTTTCATGTCGTTTCCGTACATTTTTGTTGGACTGTGAATTTGATAGAGTAGAATGTGGTATCACTGCCGTGGAAGATAAAAGAGGGTCGCTGACAAGTCATCATAAGGGAGTGGATACCGGAAGTGACGATGAAACCATTTATCCAGGCGGAAGATTAGCAGGGACAAAtacaggatgtaatcttggtcAAAGTATATTTGATTACATTGAGAAACAACATGCAAGATGTCCgttgttttataattttatgtatacgCCTAATACGGAACACACGGTATTAAGACCTGTGTCTCATTTGCCGAGTCTTGATATTTGGCAGTATTATATAGAAGAAGAATTAGCTCATGGGCCTGCGTACGACTTAGAAGTGCTGCAACAAGATTCAcagcaagaagaagaagcagaagctGCTGATGGCGTTGTTAAAAGTAATCGCAAAGTGATTACACAAGG TTATGACGGTACAAGCACCATGATACCCGATCAATTTTCCTATCTCTTAGAAGAAATTCATAAACTAGAAACAGAGTTAGGTCACTTACCACAAAAATGGAAAGTTCTTTGGGATAAGCTTGAACTGCCAAACACAGATTCTCTTGCG CGTCACGCATCGTTTAGCACTACACTGGTCAGATATCATGGTCGATTGATTCACAAGCGTTCTACATTGGAATTACTTCTCCGAGGCAAACTCGCAAGCGGAAATAATTCCGGAAATGATGGTTCTGTTTACGCACACCCTCATAG ATTCGAAAGATTAGATTCAGCAACACCAACTCATTGCGATGCTTGCTCTGGTGTTTTATGGGGACCTGTGAAAGCCGGTTTGCGATGTGTAGACTGCGGTCATGTATGTCATGACAAGTGCGCTGATGCAGTTccaaaaaattgcacaaaatataaaacagtgactgACAATTTACAAACACACACACTTACAAGAAGCGGCGGTGATAACGGAAGCGTAAACTCAA GTGTAGCAACGATACAAACTTCCTCACAACAATATTATGAGCAATTCTCTAGTAACGTTGCAGAAAATAGAACGCATGAAGGATATCTTTATAAGCGAGGTGCTTTGCTTAAAGGCTGGAAACAAAGATGGTTCGTACTAGATTCTATAAAGCACCAGTTAAGATATTACGATGCAATGGAAGATTCTCATTGTAAAGGATACATAG ATCTAGCTGAAGTAGTGTCCGTAACCCCAGCTGCGCCAATGCCAGGACCACCAAAGAAAACTGACGATAAATCATTCTTTGAT CTTCGTACAAACAGACGGACATATAACTTTTGTGCTGGTGATGCAGCAACTGCGCAAGAATGGATCGAAAAAGTTCAAGCATGCTTACAATAG